Genomic window (Pseudoliparis swirei isolate HS2019 ecotype Mariana Trench chromosome 23, NWPU_hadal_v1, whole genome shotgun sequence):
agagctgctgcaggtactactactgacactatgtactgcagtaccagagctgctgcaggtactactactgacaccatgtactgcagtaccagagagctgctgcaggtactactactgacactatgtcctgcagtaccagagagctgctgcaggtactactactgacactatgtactgcagtaccagagagctgctgcaggtactactactgacaccatgtcctgcagtaccagaggctgctgcaggtactactactgacaccatgtactgcagtaccagaggctgctgcaggtactactactgacaccatgtgctgcagtaccagagagctgctgcaggtactactactgacactatgtcctgcagtaccagaggctgctgcaggtactactactgacaccatgtactgcagtaccagaggctgctgcaggtactactactgacaccatGTTCTGCAGTACCAGAGTcctgctgcaggtactactactgacactatgtactgcagtaccagaggctgctgcaggtactactactgacactatgTGCTGCAGTACCAGAGGCTGCTGcgggtactactactgacactatgtactgcagtaccagagtgctgctgcaggtactactactgacaccatGTGCTGCtgtaccagagagctgctgctggtactactactgacaccatGTACTGCGGTACCAGaggctgctgcaggtactactactgacaccatGTGCTGCAGTaccagagctgctgcaggtactactactgacactatgtcctgcagtaccagagagctgctgcaggtactactactgacactatgtactgcagtaccagagagctgctgcaggtactactactgacactatgtcctgcagtaccagagagctgctgcaggtactactactgacaccatgtactgcagtaccagagagctgctgcaggtactactactgacaccatgtactgcagtaccagagagctgctgcaggtactactactgacaccatgtactgcagtaccagagagctgctgcaggtactactactgacaccatgtactgcagtaccagagagctgctgcaggtactactactgacactatgtcctgcagtaccagagagctgctgcaggtactactactgacaccatgtactgcagtaccagagagctgctgcaggtactactactgacactatgtcctgcagtaccagagagctgctgcaggtactactactgacaccatgtactgcagtaccagaATCCTCCACCAtcagaacaggaagtgacttcATCTTCATGAACTTGTCATCTGTGCTCCAGACAGCGTGATGGCGTTGCTACGGGAACTGGGCCGTGGTTACCAGGCGCTGTGCTCGTACAACTGCAGAGACGCCATCAGCACCCTGAGCTCGCTGCCCCCCCAGCACTACAACACGGGCTGGGTGCTCACGCACATCGGCAGGGCGTACTTCGAGCTGGCCGAGTACACGCAGGTACGGCTCTCTGGCGGAGGCGGCGAGTTGCTACAACCGATTCATGAAACCACTCAAAGAGTCGGCAACCGGTTCAGTGGGTTTGTTGTCGTGAGATTATTCTGCCACTCGATACCAAAGTGGAGCAGCAGagcgaggtggaggagaggcgcTGCTCCACCTGGTGGAGGAAGGACATGAACGCCGTTTCCAGATAGGCCATGCCCCCTCAACGACGCAAACACGCCACACATCGTCGGGCGAGGAAAGCGTTGTTCTGTTTGTAAGAAAGAGAAATGAATGTTTTTAGTTTCttgtatccgattaatcgattattaaaataatggttagttgcagccctagttggtCCACCTGGAAGGCCCTGACTCCAGGGCCTTGACTCCAGGGCCTTGACTCCAGGGCCCTGACTCCAGGGCCTTGACTCCAGGGCCCTGACTCCAGGGCCTTGACTCCAGGGCCTTGACTCCAGGGCCCTGACTCCAGGGCCTTGACTCCAGGGCCTTGACTCCAGGGCCTTGACTCCAGGGCCTTGACTCCAGGGCCTTGACTCCAGGGCCTTGACTCCAGGGCCTTGACTCCAGGGCCCTGACTCCAGGGCCTTGACTCCAGGGCCCTGACTCCAGGGCCTTGACTCCAGGGCCTTGACTCCAGGGTAGGGTTCACATCATCCTGAAGACAAACGTCTTCCATAGAGCTGCTCTTGACCTTTCGCTCTACATGCTGATGGACTTGTGTGAGTGAGGGGCCTGAGTGGTCAGCTGTGGGTGTGtttgggaggaggaagaggaggaggatgacgatgtgtttgtttgtaggcGGAGCGTCTGTTCAGCGAGGTTCGCAGGATCGAGTCGTACAGAGTTGAAGGAATGGAGATTTATTCAACAACACTGTGGCACCTGCAGAAAGACGTGGCGCTGTCCGCCCTGTCCAAGGACCTGACGGACATGGACAAGAACTGCCCCGAGGtaagaggactagaaccatgcagggtacCATCACtagaccatagaggactagaaccatacagggtaacatcactataccatagaggactagaaccatgcagggtaacatcactagaccatagaggactagaaccatacagggtaacatcactataccatagaggactagaaccatacagggtaacatcactataccagagaggactagaaccatactgggtaacatcactagaccatagaggactagaaccatgcagggtaacatcactataccatagaggactagaaccatacagggtaccatcactataccatagaggactataaccatacagggtaccatcactataccatagaggactagaaccatacagggtaacatcactataccatagaggactagaaccatgcagggtaacatcactagaccatagaggactagaaccatacagggtaacatcactataccatagaggactagaaccatacagggtaacatcactataccagagaggactagaaccatactgggtaacatcactataccatagaggactagaaccatgcagggtaacatcactataccatagaggactagaaccatgcagggtaccatcactataccatagaggactagaaccatacagggtaacatcactataccatagaggactagaaccatacagggtaacatcactataccagagaggactagaaccatgcagggtaacatcactataccatagaggactagaaccatactgggtaacatcactataccatagaggactagaaccatgcagggtaacatcactataccatagaggactagaaccatgcagggtaccatcactataccatagaggactagaaccatacagggtaacatcactagaccatagaggactagaaccatacagggtaacatcactgtctctctctacccgtctctctctacctgtctgtctctacccgtctctctctacccgtctctctctacccgtctctctctacctgtctgtctctacccgtctctctctacccgtctgtctctacccgtctgtctctacccgtctctctacccgtctgtctctaccgtctgtctctaccgtctctctcaccgtctgtctctacctgtctctctctacccgtctgtctctacccgtctctctctacccgtctgtctctacccgtctgtctctacccgtctgtctctacccgtctctctctacccgtctgtctctacccgtctgtctctacccgtctctctctacccgtctgtctctacccgtctgtctctacctgtctgtctctacctgtctgtctctacctgtctgtctctacctgtctgtctctacccgtctctctctacctgtctgtctctacccgtctctctctacctgtctgtctctacctgtctgtctctacctgtctctctgcctgtctgtctctcctctgtctacctgtctctctctacctgtctctctctaccgtctctctacctgtctgtctctacccgtctctctctacctgtctgtctctacctgtctgtctctacccgtctctctctacccgtctgtctctacctgtctgtctctacctgtctgtctctacctgtctgtctctacccgtctctctctacccgtctctctctacctgtctgtctctacctgtctgtctctacctgtctgtctctacccgtctctctctacccgtctgtctctacccgtctctctctacctgtctgtctctacctgtctgtctctacccgtctctctctacctgtctgtctctacctgtctgtctctacctgtctgtctctacccgtctgtctctacccgtctctctctacccgtctctctctacctgtctgtctctacccgtctgtctctacccgtctgtctctacccgtctgtctctacccgtctgtctctacccgtctgtctctacccgtctgtctctacccgtctgtctctacccgtctgtctctacccgtctctctctacccgtctgtctctacccgtctctctctacatgtctgtctctacctgtctgtctctacctgtctgtctctacccgtctctctctacctgtctctctctatctgtctgtctctacctgtctgtctctacctgtctgtctctacctgtctctctctatctgtctgtctctacccgtctgtctctacccgtctctctctacccgtctgtctctacccgtctgtctctacctgtctgtctctacccgtctctctctacccgtctgtctctacccgtctgtctctacctgtctgtctctacctgtctgtctctacctgtctctctctacccgtctgtctctacccgtctgtctctacctgtctgtctctacctgtctctctctacccgtctgtctctccctgtctgtctgcaggccTGGTGCGTAGCAGGGAACTGTTTCAGTCTGCAGAGAGAGCACGACATCGCCATCAAGTTCTTCCAGAGAGCCATCCAGGTGATCCCTGTTGCCACGGTGACTGTTTTTAACGGTTACCATGGTTACTGACGTTAGATTTGGGCCGTTTCACcggtctgtcctcctctccgtctcctgtgtctctgaccctctgtctcctcccatctgtctgtctcctcccgtccctctgtctcctcccatctgtctgtctcctccctcccatctgtctgtctcctcccgtccgtctgtctcctcccgtccctctgtctcctcccatctgtctgtctcctcccatctgtctgtctcctcccatctgtctgtctcctcccgtccctctgtctcctcccatctgtctgtctcctcccgtctgtctgtctcctcccgtctgtctgtctcctcccatctgtctgtctcctcccgtctgtctgtctcctcccgtctgtctgtctcctcccgtctgtctgtctcctcccgtctgtctcctcccatctgtctgtctcctcccccgtctgtctcctcccccgtctgtctgtctcctcccgtccgtctgtctcctcccgtctgtctgtctcctcccgtctgtctgtctcctcccgtctgtctgtctgtctcctcccatctgtctgtctgtctcctcccgtctgtctgtctcctcccgtctgtctgtctcctcccgtctgtctgtctcctcccccctgtctgtctcctcccgtctcctctcctcccgtctgtctgtctcctcccgtccctctgtctcctcccatctgtctgtctcctcccgtctgtctgtctcctcccgtctgtctgtctcctcccgtctgtctgtctcctcccgtctgtctgtctcctcccgtctgtctgtctcctcccgtctgtctgtctcctcccgtccgtctgtctcctcccgtccgtctgtctcctcccgtccctctgtctcctcccgtctgtctgtctcctcccgtccctctgtctcctcccgtctgtctgtctcctcccgtccctctgtctcctcccatctgtctgtctcctcccgtctgtctgtctcctcccgtccctctgtctcctcccatctgtctgtctcctcccgtctgtctgtctcctcccgtctgtctgtctcctcccgtccgtctgtctcctcccgtctgtctgtctgtcctcccgcctgtctgtctgcaggtgGACCCTGGCTTTGCGTACGCCTACACTCTGCTGGGCCATGAGTTTGTCTTGACGGAGGAGTTGGACCGGGCGCTCGCCTGCTTCCGCAACGCCATCCGGGTGAACAGCCGCCACTACAACGCCTGGTAGGGGCTACGGGGACAGGGGACAGGGGCCAGggcccactgactgactgactgactgactgactgactgtgtgtgtgtgtgtgtgtgtgtgtgtgtaggtacggTCTGGGGATGATCTACTACAAACAGGAGAAGTTCAACTTGGCAGAAATCCACTTCAAGAAGGCGCTGAGCATCAACCCCCAGAGCTCCGTGCTGCTCTGCCACATCGGAGTGGTGcgtaggccccgccccctgctggcaggCCGAGGGACTGACTGAgggactgactgtgtgtgtgtgtgtgtgtgtgtaggtgcagcATGCATTGAAGAAGTCTGACGCTGCTCTGGAGACCCTGAACAGGGCCATCGTCATCGACCCCAAGAACCCGCTCTGCAAGTTCCACCGGGCCTCCATCCTGTTCGCCAACGACAAGTACAAGGTGGGTCTGAAGGAGCCACATATGGACACGTACCTGGACTAGATATGATCACTGTATCTTTACATGACCTCCGTGACCTTTCCCTCTGCAGGCTGCtctgcaggagctggaggagttgAAGCAGATCGTTCCCAAAGAGTCTCTGGTTTACTTCCTCATAGGAAAGGTAAGGGGCACCTTTGAACCTTTGAGCTCAGAAAGCTTCCGTCCTCTGAGCCTCATCTGTTCCTAACTCCTCATGACCTTTCCTTGCCACACTTCCTTGACCCTGTGTTGTTTTCCACAGAGGGCATGGAACAGTGTTGAGGAAAGGTTGTGAGGAGGTCACGCTTGGAGCGGTCCATCGCTGGTCTCGGTTGGTCAATACAAGGTGTCATGAGTCAGTAAACATGTCATCTGGCCCCACCTCCTCAGGTGTATAAGAAGCTGGGTCAGACTCACCTGGCTCTGATGAACTTCAGCTGGGCGATGGACCTGGACCCCAAAGGAGCCAACAACCAGATCAAAGAGGCCATCGACAAGAGGTACCTGCCCGAGGACGAAGGTGAGTCCCCTGGAGGGCCCTGGGTCCCGGCGAGGGCCCCGGGCTCCATGTGACCTTCTGCTGACCCCCCCCAGCTGCTGAGGTGGACGACAGCCAGGACAGCAGCGTCATGACGGACGCTGACGACACGCAGCTGCACGCGGCTGAGAGTGATGACGTCCTTtagtcccgccccccccacCTTCTCGAGCCAAACCGTGGCCCGATTGGCTGGAGTAGTTGCTAGACAACATTCTGACAGGTGGATCTTCAGTCATGCTCCGCCCCGGATCTCCGCCCtgtcttctgattggctgaaacaGACTGCTGCTGCCCTGAAGCCCCGCCCTTCCTCATACATCATCAGGCTCATCCTCTGACATCACAGCTGTTTTTTATGTTCTTTTTATCATCGTTAtggaaataaatcaataaaaacgtGTAAACCCCACCCCCGCTGGCTGTCTACTTCCTCCTaccgacagccaatcagagctctcTGCACTGATTGGATCAGGTGATTGGACATTGAGCCACTTAGAGTTCATGTGTAACTCCAGCAGGTGGCAGCGTGATCCAAGAAGAAGCTCTAGTGTACTATAAATACTCTAtgataaaataaatactttagTATACTGTAAATACTCTcttatcaggcatgagaatccctcacctttcggcgaaattcgccgttttgaaaccaaaataggtgacttgcgtgaatcgtgtagatccgaagagtttttgttttggggtaggggggggggggggtcaattggccggccggcgtttatgagattggagtgggacacggagaaaatgtggagtggtgctcctcgcaatagaacatctttgatggacgtgtcgcgtctcggccaatcagcgtcaagatgtcttcagcgtttgggggttcaggttagcttgaatgttagacgctacatctgctgctgtcgcgctgcacggtgtagcgatgctaacaaagtacccataccttaagagcgatgtgatttagcatatttttaggatcgatacttcattaagagagcgatcagagcgcacgctgctccgtgtcgagctgtctgcgcagcgctcacagcgaggggccttaaatggcggaattttcggctttaaaaataaaaaatggcagaagtgaaatgtttaagttcagtctgtaaagttgtgtaactctccagctgctcatcctggtGAACTCAATCATCCGGTCAGATACAGAGCgaccatattatatacaatattactattattatagggcccgattactgacttggtgtcagaatggaggtacttagattatcatacaacgtccaacatcgatgttcgtggaagtcaccagcacccccccgcacgcctatccttctcacctttttcacccctgacccgttttcatgcctgcttATACAATAAATACCCTATTATACTGTAAATACTCTAGTACactataaatactttattaatacagagtgtgtgtggttttcaTGAGATTTTAATATGTTGACAGGACAAcagcatttaaataaaaaatataaattatatgtataaaaatttaaaacacgtcttaataaatataacaataaatagaaatataggTGTCATCAGTGGGCGTGGCCCTCCTCAGTGGGCGTGGCGCCAGGTGAAACAGGTGGGATGCAGGTCCAGAGCGGACTCTAGGACCCAGAGCAGATCTCTCCTCAGAGACGTCCAACCACAGGCTGCGCTGTCCTGAGGGAGACacggatatatacatatgtatatattagtgctgtgaaaaataacgcgttcactcagttaattcaattacaggtttaactagtttttttttttaacgcatttaacgcatgcgcagaatgagcttccaatccgtctgttgttggtcgtcgggacgaaaaaaaagtcacttgcaaaatgagcttccaatccaccacttcaatctgaactctgtccgctctcatgcagacggtctgttcatcggtaatgatccttccgcaggttcacctccggaaaccttgttacgacttctacttcctgtagatcagggtctcaacacgtcgatcgcgacctgccagtcgatcgcggcgtagtgtcggtagatcgcatgacattaaagagattggcccgccccctgacatgttctctatagcacgtctttgttcttttattaaactaaacgtctgttgttgatcgtatctccacagcagcatgtcatctctgtctctacgcgttgcgttaacacttatcgatctccgtctcgcgcgccacagagctccgtgcgcgcgcatcgggaccgagcaaaagaaaagtcacttgtcaatctgtccacctgtccgggccggtgaggtttcagctttgcagcggtgtccccgccgtccctttcatcacggcccagttcatgaagaaaacccacacagtcagtttgcctcagcagctgctagaggaagactagagacctttagattgtatcatggtggagttaatggttgacaaacaagagaaaaatgttctgtttcaccctcctgttacctttacatttactcacatattttaccctcggggtcaatttgaacccagcaattaaaacctccagaaaagtattagaattaatattgcttcccaagtttaagtgtgaggtactttatgtttgtttgttgactacctaaatagccctttaaataaataaaaaagttgatatttctgatatgtttgacacagtgaaaaacagcctggggtcaaattgaccccaaagaacaccgacattaaacattgaatggggtcaaattgacccgaaaggtaacaggagggttaaacattctgtttaggatgacgatgtattaatgttccatatggaagaaaactgctaaataactgctgagttgcagcaccattgtatagaagaatgtataaatgtatatatccgtcttttgtcataaatctctatgttctcacaaaatataccgagaatatcggtaatatgtgattaatcatgattaatccacaaaaacctgtgattaatccgattaaaatttttaatcgtttcacagccctagtatatatacatttatatacatatgtagatatataaatatacatatgtaaatatatataaatatacatttatatatatatacatatgtatataaatatacatttatatatatatacatatgtatatatacatttatatacatatgtagatatataaatatacatatgtaaatatatataaatatacatttatatatatacatatgtatatatataaatatacatatgtatatattagtgctgtgaaaatcgtttcacagccctagtatatatacatttatatacatatgtagatatataaatatacatatgtaaatatatataaatatacatttatatatatacatatgtatataaatatacatttatatatatacatatgtatatatacatttatatacatatgtagatatataaatatacatatgtaaatatatataaatatacatttatatatatacatatgtatatatataaatatacatatgtatatattagtgctgtgaaaaataacgcgttaactcagttaattaaattacaggattaactagttattttcttttaacgcatttaacgcatgcgcagaatgagcttccagtccgtctgttgttggtcgtctctccagcagcgtgtcattctgtctctagcgacgcgttaacacgactccgatcgcTCCCGCGGATGCCGCCAGGTGCGGGGCGCAGGACGAAGACGTCGGGCTTCGCGCATACTGCTCTGGATGCCCGGCGTGTGTAAGACGGagcgaaaaaaaaaaatttacttggccccgtcaacaactcttctcggagctcttgcctgtcttgagagccctgttaacgtatatatgtgattaatcatgattaatccacagaaacctgtgattaacctgattaaaatttgtaatcgtttcacagccctagtatatatacatttatatatatatgcatacgtatatatatatatatatacatttatatatatatacatatacatttatatacactaccgttcaaaagtttgggatcacttagaaatgtccatatttttctaagaaaagcattgtttttttcaatgaagataacattaaatcaatcagaaatacactctctacattgttaatgtggtaaatgactattctaggtggaaacgtctggtttctaatgaaatatctccagaggtgtatagaggcccatttcatcatcactccagtgttctaatggtacattgtgttattgccttagaagactaatggatgattagaaaacccttgaaaacccttgtgcaattatgttagcacagctgaaaactgttttgctgatgagagaagctataaaactggccttcctttgagctagttgattatctggagcatcacatttgtgggttcgataagactctcaaaatggccagaaaaaaagaagtttcctgtgaaactcgccagtctattcttgttcttagaaatgaaggctattccatgcaagaaattgcaaagaaactgaaaatgtcctccagcggtgtgtactactcccttcagagaacagcaccaacgggctctaaccagagcagaaagagacgtgggaggccccggtgcacaactcagcaagaagacaagtacattagagtctctagtttgagaaacagacgcctcacaggtcctcaactggcagcttctttaaatggtacccataaacgccagtgtcaacgtcgacagtgaagaggcgactccgggatgctggccttctaggcagagtggcaaagaaaaagccatatctgagactggccaatcaaaagaaaagattggtatgggcaaaagaacacaggcattggacagaggaagattggaaaaaggtgttctggacagatgaatccaagtttgaggtgtttggatcacacagaagaacatttgtgagacgcagaacaggtgaaaagatgctggaagagtgcctgacgccatctgtcaagcatggtggaggtcatgagatggcgcggctgtgtccagtcgccgtcgccgTCGCAGCAActggagattgtgcgctcttttagtttttgtgtttatttttaatgttttctttgccacaaacacatcggcactaacaacatacgaccacagcacacttttggacataaacttttgcgcaaaacaagggtttttgtccactttttccatcgatccagcgtggcggcagagatcgtctgagcgaaccacaacaacagcagtggagccgctactacgggagacgaaaacatcgaggaaacggagcgaattcggaacagactgagagttcaagcccaccgtccacctttgcccagcatccttcttgctaacgtccagtctctggaaaataagatggatgattttagggcaaggatcagattccaacgggacatgcggattgtaacatcttttgtctgacggaaacttggctgacccgctggtgccggatcgagtcatatgtccaacgagtccttctctgttttccgtgcagacagaacggaagagtctggtaaatctaagggtggaggggtttgcttcatgactaacaacatgtggtgcaaccccaagaacattaagactctttctcgttcctgctcgccgaacctggaacatctgacgatctcatgccgtccattctaccttccccgggagttcagctcggtcatcaccacagccgtctacattccaccacaagcggacaccgacgtagcactatcggacctacatgatgtgttatgtcggcatcagaacaagtatccggcggctgtggtggtggctggggactttaacaaggcaaacctaaaaagtcatgccgaactttcaccagcacattcgtgtgctaccagaggaaagaacgttggaccactgctatacgccattcaagaggctacaaggctgtctctctccctccgttcgcaaatcagaccatgccgccatttttctgcttccggagtataaacaaaggatcgcggaagcggtagtgacgaggaacgaacgcggtggtctgaccaatcagaggctgagctacaggacgctctgagtatcgctgactgggacatgatccaatccagttccagtggcgtcagcgagttcttgagtagcaatgagcctcatagcaacgcttaacgacaccatcgtccccacggtaaaagttagggtctttcctaaccaaaagccgtgggttgatagatccatccgtgaagctgtgaacgcccgtactgctgcctataactccggtcttgtatccggcaacatggacagtacaaggcagcggtctatggactgaggagggcggtgaaggacgccaaaggaaggtaccgagacagagtggaatcacagatggagcagcgcgacaccaggtgcctatggcaggggctacggactatcacaaactaccagagcagacccgcgcaatggtgagtgccgacgcatccctagcggacgacctgaactcattttatgcacggtttgaggctagcaacaacagcgctagctcgccggctaacaacaac
Coding sequences:
- the cdc27 gene encoding cell division cycle protein 27 homolog, whose protein sequence is MMSDLSVSYIDSSLISPETGSLLGNSVSMASAGSLLAKQNKPKSGRSLLGGPATLSPLTPSFGILPLEPSPGDATYLQNYSATMETQSTAPSKKSVSRISQSKSVFSQTGNSRDVLPIPFNQSQSSAPHTSGSPQVLSPSMSGPPNVQPRRSSRLFTSASSTAKENSKKLKMKFPTKIPNRKTKCKSAKTSNSSNLNESLDILRLDASLSLPDPKMPQYQRAAADSVMALLRELGRGYQALCSYNCRDAISTLSSLPPQHYNTGWVLTHIGRAYFELAEYTQAERLFSEVRRIESYRVEGMEIYSTTLWHLQKDVALSALSKDLTDMDKNCPEAWCVAGNCFSLQREHDIAIKFFQRAIQVDPGFAYAYTLLGHEFVLTEELDRALACFRNAIRVNSRHYNAWYGLGMIYYKQEKFNLAEIHFKKALSINPQSSVLLCHIGVVQHALKKSDAALETLNRAIVIDPKNPLCKFHRASILFANDKYKAALQELEELKQIVPKESLVYFLIGKVYKKLGQTHLALMNFSWAMDLDPKGANNQIKEAIDKRYLPEDEAAEVDDSQDSSVMTDADDTQLHAAESDDVL